TGAGAGGCCTGGCACCATTTATGTGACTGGACAATATAAATAACcacaggttgagagtttcaaatCCTGTTCACTTCATATTAGCAACAAAATCCTCGCCCTTCTTGATGGAGCCCTTCAGCTCACCAATGGCATCAGCCACCAGATTCTCCTCAAAGGCTGACAGCTTGCCCAGTCCAAGGTTCTTCTCAATTCCGTGTTTCTAAAAGAACAAAAATATTCCTACTGGTTACAACTTCAGCTTATGAACTGTATTCAAGAAAAAAGTGTCCATCATTCAAATAGTAACTTGAAAGGGGCAGTGCAGTTACAAATGTGATTTTCCAAtaacaaatatatttatttccacACTACGATGTCAAAATAACacagaaattgtgaaaatggCAGGAATTTCTGCTGGTTCAGGTAGGATGGAACTTTTGACCCAAATCTAGACCCAGACCATCCTAACAGCCAATCAGCGTGGTGTATGTAAATATTTTCAAATTGGTTTCCTAATGCCCACACGATCAGACTGCGCATTAAGGGCCAAAAGAGGTTCAGGGATATAAAccattcaaaatatatttaaaaattaTTTTCACCAAATAACAGTGATTAGGCATTGATTTAAAATAAAATTACATAGTATGGGGCTTTAAGTACAACATTAATAAGCAAAAGGTGAAATTTCTGTCTCCAAATTATAAATATATTAATAAGGTGGTGCAGGACTTACCCcaaggaggagaggtgtggagaagTATTTGCATTCGGTCTCTTCTGACCTTACATACGCGCACTCTACGACTCCCTCCTTTCCGTTCATGGCATCCAGGACAGAGAAGGTGAACCTAGCCCCAGCGTAGGCCATGGACAACGTAGCAGAGCCTGAACACAAATAGGTTAGCCAGTTAGAGCTCAATCAGTGGTTAAAACACAGGATCCACCCCATTATAGTGAATGAAAAAAACGAAGTGTGCGCAATCTtcgtaaaattaaaaaataatggTACCAATAGCTGCTTTTAATGTCCCTGAACAGATTTTttacataaaaaaaaataataatcacacaCAGAAGTTAATTTAGATAATTTAGTTGCCAATGGCAGCCTGCAGTAGCCCGGTCAGCCTTCAACTTGAGttaaaggctctgcatggtcaatccATTATCTGCAGTGGCTGTACACCATTTACTGTGATgcggcctctgcagaagtcagggaattcatacttcttgcgcttCGCAGAGCAGATCTGTTGTGAAGatagttgtcaaggaagtgactgtgtttatacaggacctcccacccccacctaccgtcaaccaatcatgtcaatgcggagctatactGAGCCCTCCGCATCGTTACAAAATTTGGGAGGCGCACGGCGCTGTGGTACATTGCTCATTTTGCCCTCCGGAGGCTCCGCAATGGTGTGAAACCCTCTGTACGGAGCCTCCGGATCACATTTCCGGAGCAAGAATAAGTTGGCATTTAATCAATGAGGCAGCAGCACTCAGCTAACCTGCAAcgtcacttcctggagtagctcaaactgcGCATGTTGTTTCCATGAGATGCCATCTTAACCGATTTCAATGCACTATAGTCTTCAAataggaatgaatggtgtcacATGATCGATGGCTTTGTTCATATATAGACAGTCATTGGTCAGTTCTCAGGGTAACAAACACTGCCTACCTGCTCCAGCCTTGGCCTTCACAACCTCAGTGCCAGCATCCTGGATCCTAGCAGTCAGAGCAGACAACTGGTCGGCTGGGAACTCCACTTTGGGTGTTGCCTACAAAGAGGTGTGGATATTataataactctacccacatgtacatattacctcaattaccttacctaaccggtgcccccatacactgactctgtactggtaacccctgtatatagcctcgctagttattttactgctgctctttaattgttacttatatttcatatttttggggttatttttcttaactgcattgttggttaagggcttgtaagtaagtatttcactgtaagttctacacttgttgtattcggcacgtgacaaatcaaatcaatacagagttcagtgtatcaaatcagagggcctgttgtccggacctctgggagtctctatgggggtgccacagggttcaatccttgggccaactcttttctctgtatacatcaatgatgtagctcttgctgctggtgattctctgatccacctctatgcagacgacaccattctgtatagttctgacccttctttggacactgtgttaactaacctccagacgagcttcaatgccatacaactctccttccgtagcctccaactgctcttaaatgcaagcaaaactaaatgcatgttcttcaaccgatcgctgcccacacctacccgcccattcagcatcactactctggacgattctgacttagaatatgtgaacaactacaaatgcctaggtgtctggttagactctccttccagactcacattaagcatctccaatccaaaattaaatctagaatctgcttcctatttcgcagcaaagcatccttcactcatgctgccaaacataccctagtaaaactgaccatcctaccgatcctggacttcggcgatgtcatttacaaaatagcctccaacactatactcagcaaattggatgcagtctatcacagtgccatctgttttatcaccaaagccccatatactgcccaccactgcgacctgtatgctctcattggctggcccttgcttcatatccgtcgccaaacccactggctccaggtcatctataagtcgttGCTAGGTACAGCcatcgccttatctcagctcactggtcaccatagcaacacccacccgcagcacgctctccagcaggtatatttcactggtcaccctcaaagccaattcctccttcggccgtcattccttacagttctctgctgccaatgactggaacgaactgcaaaaatcactgaagctgggaactcatatctctctcactagctttaagcaccagcagtcagagcagctcacagatcactgtacctgtacatagccaatctgtaaatagacCATCCAACTACCTTAACACCatattatttattttgctcctttgcaccccagtattgctacttgcacactcatcttctgcacatctatcaccccagtgtttaatttgccatactgtaataattgccactatggcctatttattgcctcacccccctttatcctacctcatttgcacacatctCTATTGTatcattgactgtatgtttgtttattccatgtgtaactctgttgttgtttgtgtcacactgctttgctttatcttggccaggtcgcagttgtaaatgagaacttgttctcaactggcctacctggttaaataaaataataaaaattgTGATGTGTATAGTTATTCACAGGGAAAGCATTGTTCAGTGAGAACCTTACACGTTTTCTTTTCCAACTTCATTTTTAAATGACCATGAATGAGGAATTTCTTAAAGCCCCTGACTAATGAAAAATACCTAATCAAGGCCTCCTACTGTAGAACAACCCTCATTCGCTTTGATCCACACCATAAAATGTTACACTAGAGGGAGCCATAAACACATTTGTCTCCAATAGGGGGATGGGATATCTAATAGCTCAAATACCAACAGAATGAAATGACATGAAACAGTAGAGAATTGCAAAAGTGTGTTATCTTTGTAATTCGATTAAGATGTAGGCCTACTGATGGCATTGCAAGACAATCATTCAGGTAttggattttttatttttgtgaAAAAGCCCTTAATTCTTACCTGTGAGATGAGAGGAATAATAGTCTTTCCTGCATGACCTCCAATCACTGGTACATTGACACGTGCTGGGTCAAGGCCCTGTAATACAAAACACCAAATAGTCAGCCATCTAGCATTGCCAATCATTATACAATGAGTGGATACTAGCTGACTAGCATTTGCTGCTGAACAAAAAAAACATCTGTAAGATACAAACAAAACAAGCGTTTTTCCATTCAGGGTGATATCTCTGTGAACTTTGAGATCACTCCTGATGTGTCAAAGGTATAGAGGGTGTGTATAGGGAGCATGAGGAGTGAGGTTCTCAATCCTCTGCAGCTTGAAGATGGATTACTTTCAGCTCTGCAACGAAAGCGTTGGCTCTGACGATGTCCAAAGTTGTGACTCCAAACACTCTATTGGGGTTGTAGACGCCATACTTCTTCATGACCTCTGATGTGATGGGAATAGTAGAGTTGACCTATGGATTGGAAACAAAACTGTTCCTATGTACACAACCAATTTTATATTTAAGAATTTACCATTTAACATGCATTCAAACAAGATATTGTATCATTAAAGGGCATATTGACTGAAGTATCGAAACACAGTCAGTGAACTAAACAGAGCTGGCATGGGAAATTAATTCCCTTCCAAATTAAAGCTTTGACCTCTTCCTGAAAGTCAGTAGTACCTTCTCTTTGGCAACAACACAAAATGGCTTTTGTCCAACACTAAGGCCTCTAACTCTAGACATCTGAGCTGCTCTAGAGTAATGTGAGTCGTCAGGAGGGTGAGTTAATCTGTGAGGTGTCTGCAGAGGAGGTAGTGGTGTATTTACAGGGTTGGCGATGATGCAGATCATGGCCTCGGGGCAGTTGCGGGCGACGGCGTCGGCCAGTGTGGCCACGATGGTGGCATTGGTGTTGAACAGATCATCACGGGTCATGCCTGGAAGAagttcactttaaaatgtaatgtGTGCACTTCTCAATTGAAAGAAAAGCATAACATGATGTTCTTCATTATGAATCACATTGTCAACTTGGGTGAACTCACCAGGTTTTCTTGGGACACCAGCGGGGATGACAACGACATCACAGCCTTTCAGTGCAGCGTTCAACTGGTCTGGACCCATGTAACCTAGTGAAGGAATCATGATAGTTAAATGACATCAACCAATCAGACATTTTCACACTCATTTCActatacagcatcaagacactagtAGCTTAGCTGATGTCCAGCAGGAAGGTGTCTTACCAGTGACGTGGGCCCTGGTCTCGATGTGGCTGAGGTCAGCTGCCACTCCGGGTGTGTGGGCAATGTCAAAGAGAGACAGTTCGCCCACCAGAGGACTGTTCTTTAGGAGCAGTGAGAGAGGCTGGCCAATACCGCCGGACGCACCCAGCACTGCCACCTTCGCATTGttctgaggggagaggagacaatTTCACtgactgtctatctatctatgttAATGATACTGTTCTGCACATTTTAGAAATCCTGGCTACTAACTGTATTTCCGACATAAAATATCACACAGAACCAACATATCTTCTGTGTTTTTGAAGATTTCCAGCACAAACTGTATTTTAGAATACAGATGTGCATCTATTACCAGCAATAAGATTAAATGAGCGACAGACTCATTGTTGGTTTTGTAGGAAGGGTTCCATTAGATCAAGGGTTATAGTCCAAATACAATGTAGAACTTTGCAATGTATCTTTGCACAATAACTCCTTGTCATTTGCTGATATCAAAGACGGGACAGACGAACCATTCACCAGAAAATGGCATCTGTATTTTGTAGGCCATAAACCACTTAGACCCACTTCCTGAGAAGCCAGTATTTCAGAGTGGACGATTCAAGGCTCATTAAGCTGTAGAAAGAATGTAAGCCACCCTTACATTAAGCTCAAAGATAATGGTAACAGATTATATTCAAGAGGTAACTTCTTGATCAATGTAAAAGGCTCTGGAATTATAACATTGTGTAATTTTCAatgtcaacctaaagtaacataTTT
The sequence above is a segment of the Oncorhynchus gorbuscha isolate QuinsamMale2020 ecotype Even-year linkage group LG16, OgorEven_v1.0, whole genome shotgun sequence genome. Coding sequences within it:
- the LOC124000515 gene encoding malate dehydrogenase, mitochondrial-like; the encoded protein is MFSRIARPTLCIANRSLTTSSQNNAKVAVLGASGGIGQPLSLLLKNSPLVGELSLFDIAHTPGVAADLSHIETRAHVTGYMGPDQLNAALKGCDVVVIPAGVPRKPGMTRDDLFNTNATIVATLADAVARNCPEAMICIIANPVNSTIPITSEVMKKYGVYNPNRVFGVTTLDIVRANAFVAELKGLDPARVNVPVIGGHAGKTIIPLISQATPKVEFPADQLSALTARIQDAGTEVVKAKAGAGSATLSMAYAGARFTFSVLDAMNGKEGVVECAYVRSEETECKYFSTPLLLGKHGIEKNLGLGKLSAFEENLVADAIGELKGSIKKGEDFVANMK